In Hermetia illucens chromosome 5, iHerIll2.2.curated.20191125, whole genome shotgun sequence, a single window of DNA contains:
- the LOC119657422 gene encoding integumentary mucin C.1-like, which yields MEAILLALIVCFAQSGAVDVDTCTAGEVWATTDALYYYECLAPGVAVQLKCPEDTYFDGDGCVDGVPPDSSEEDTTTTTSTTTTTTTPSTTTTSSTTTSTTTTTTTTTPSTTTTTTTESTTTTEATPATEAPTPASGSSTNSTTTSAATNAATESPTPPST from the exons ATGGAAG CGATCCTACTTGCACTAATTGTTTGTTTCGCGCAAAGCGGAGCGGTTGATGTCGACACCTGTACAGCAGGAGAAGTGTGGGCTACCACAGATGCATTGTACTATTATGAATGTTTGGCTCCAGGAGTGGCAGTTCAACTGAAATGTCCTGAAGATACATACTTCGATGGCGATGGATGCGTGGATGGAGTTCCTCCAGATTCGTCCGAAGAGGATACTACAACAACCACTTCcacaacaacaaccaccacaaCCCCTTCTACCACAACAACTTCTAGCACAACGACTTCTACTACCACGACTACTACAACTACAACACCTTCCACAACAACGACAACTACCACGGAATCCACCACTACAACTGAAGCGACTCCTGCTACTGAAGCTCCTACCCCTGCAAGTGGaagctcaacgaattcaacaACTACTTCTGCTGCTACCAATGCTGCAACGGAATCGCCAACACCCCCTAGCACATGA